The following proteins come from a genomic window of Gossypium raimondii isolate GPD5lz chromosome 5, ASM2569854v1, whole genome shotgun sequence:
- the LOC105767532 gene encoding transcription factor ORG2 isoform X2, with protein MCALAPFPTPNWPLVNPIGYEHNYMMYEGGSECLESFLQFPPPPQEGIPLESLSPASNFTQTSNSDPCIVKKLNHNASERDRRKKVNNMYSSLRSLLPVADQTKLSFPATVSHALKYIPELQQQVERLVQKKEELLLRISEQGGVKPSEENEEERKRNNRKQGRCLSGVGVSINRLSDGEVAIQISMREVDKRNALLSEMLQYLEQQGFLLLNVSSFESFGGVVFYNIHLQMELETSRKMGSEEALSEKILALCYNREELGL; from the exons ATGTGTGCATTAGCTCCTTTTCCGACCCCAAACTGGCCCTTAGTTAATCCCATTGGCTACGAACACAACTATATGATGTATGAAGGCGGCAGTGAATGTTTAGAGTCATTCCTTCAATTTCCTCCACCACCACAAGAAGGAATTCCACTTGAATCTCTATCTCCTGcatctaatttcacccaaaccAGTAATTCTGACCCCTGCATAGTTAAGAAACTCAACCACAATGCAAGCGAACGGGACCGGCGGAAGAAGGTTAACAATATGTATTCATCCCTCCGTTCATTGCTGCCGGTAGCTGATCAAACG AAGTTAAGCTTTCCGGCCACAGTTTCACATGCACTGAAATATATACCAGAGCTGCAACAGCAAGTGGAGAGATTGGTTCAGAAAAAAGAAGAGCTTTTGTTAAGGATATCTGAGCAGGGTGGTGTTAAACCTAGTGAAGAAAACGAAGAAGAGCGAAAAAGAAACAACAGGAAGCAGGGAAGGTGTTTAAGTGGAGTTGGTGTTTCCATAAATAGGTTAAGTGATGGTGAAGTTGCAATTCAAATATCAATGCGGGAAGTTGACAAGAGAAATGCATTATTATCTGAGATGTTGCAGTACTTAGAGCAACAAGGATTCCTCCTATTAAATGTTTCTTCTTTCGAGTCATTTGGAGGTGTCGTCTTCTACAATATTCACCTTCAG ATGGAATTGGAAACAAGTAGGAAAATGGGATCAGAGGAAGCTTTGAGTGAGAAGATTTTGGCACTGTGTTATAATAGGGAAGAGCTGGGACTCTAA
- the LOC105767532 gene encoding transcription factor ORG2 isoform X1: MCALAPFPTPNWPLVNPIGYEHNYMMYEGGSECLESFLQFPPPPQEGIPLESLSPASNFTQTSNSDPCIVKKLNHNASERDRRKKVNNMYSSLRSLLPVADQTKKLSFPATVSHALKYIPELQQQVERLVQKKEELLLRISEQGGVKPSEENEEERKRNNRKQGRCLSGVGVSINRLSDGEVAIQISMREVDKRNALLSEMLQYLEQQGFLLLNVSSFESFGGVVFYNIHLQMELETSRKMGSEEALSEKILALCYNREELGL, translated from the exons ATGTGTGCATTAGCTCCTTTTCCGACCCCAAACTGGCCCTTAGTTAATCCCATTGGCTACGAACACAACTATATGATGTATGAAGGCGGCAGTGAATGTTTAGAGTCATTCCTTCAATTTCCTCCACCACCACAAGAAGGAATTCCACTTGAATCTCTATCTCCTGcatctaatttcacccaaaccAGTAATTCTGACCCCTGCATAGTTAAGAAACTCAACCACAATGCAAGCGAACGGGACCGGCGGAAGAAGGTTAACAATATGTATTCATCCCTCCGTTCATTGCTGCCGGTAGCTGATCAAACG AAGAAGTTAAGCTTTCCGGCCACAGTTTCACATGCACTGAAATATATACCAGAGCTGCAACAGCAAGTGGAGAGATTGGTTCAGAAAAAAGAAGAGCTTTTGTTAAGGATATCTGAGCAGGGTGGTGTTAAACCTAGTGAAGAAAACGAAGAAGAGCGAAAAAGAAACAACAGGAAGCAGGGAAGGTGTTTAAGTGGAGTTGGTGTTTCCATAAATAGGTTAAGTGATGGTGAAGTTGCAATTCAAATATCAATGCGGGAAGTTGACAAGAGAAATGCATTATTATCTGAGATGTTGCAGTACTTAGAGCAACAAGGATTCCTCCTATTAAATGTTTCTTCTTTCGAGTCATTTGGAGGTGTCGTCTTCTACAATATTCACCTTCAG ATGGAATTGGAAACAAGTAGGAAAATGGGATCAGAGGAAGCTTTGAGTGAGAAGATTTTGGCACTGTGTTATAATAGGGAAGAGCTGGGACTCTAA
- the LOC105770919 gene encoding UPF0481 protein At3g47200 — protein sequence MGSSSKIKFKRPFDHPRLTTQKRLRSLMDGSLRIPFDMFDMQKEDPYAALATSVRRELETLLPLPHKRCIFQVPDRLRRLNDKAYTPRVISIGPLHHGQQIFKPMEHYKRRFLRDFLVRTRVSVKDCVMIVKDREAKLRDCFAQIIELSSDDFVKMVLFDAIFIVELLFRYNFGELWNDHILGCPRMIHDIQLDLCMIENQVPFFILEDLFNLAMESAFYCDEFSIKNMVLKFGIWAWGPYVREENLQQDFSQVEHVVDLLWLCFQPTSFSFKTEIENFKIPSAMELQQAGVKLRPGSSKNLFDIRFDNGVLEIPQLLVMDRTKVIFRNLMAYEQHYCSRNYVTDYVTMISFLVKSPRDAQLLIKNGIIENCLKDSEEVSTLFKGLVEEVRISRKNFELAGVVEDMKAYCKSRWHRWNATLKQDYFNSPWRSLSIIAATLLLPLTLVQTICAVIQVI from the coding sequence ATGGGGAGctcttcaaaaataaaattcaagcgTCCATTTGATCATCCAAGACTCACTACTCAAAAAAGGCTGAGGAGTCTAATGGATGGAAGCTTACGAATTCCATTCGACATGTTTGACATGCAGAAGGAGGACCCGTACGCAGCATTAGCAACTTCAGTGCGTAGGGAGTTGGAAACCTTGCTTCCTTTACCTCATAAACGTTGCATCTTCCAAGTTCCCGACCGGCTTCGCCGGTTGAATGATAAGGCCTATACGCCTCGAGTAATTTCGATCGGTCCCCTTCACCATGGTCAGCAAATTTTCAAGCCAATGGAACACTACAAAAGAAGGTTTCTAAGAGATTTTCTTGTACGAACCAGGGTTAGTGTTAAGGATTGTGTTATGATTGTTAAAGACAGAGAAGCCAAATTGCGTGATTGCTTTGCCCAAATTATTGAGCTCTCCAGTGATGACTTTGTGAAAATGGTCTTGTTTGATGCAATCTTCATTGTTGAACTCTTGTTTAGGTACAATTTTGGTGAACTTTGGAATGATCATATACTTGGCTGCCCTCGGATGATACACGATATTCAGCTAGATTTGTGCATGATTGAGAATCAGGTCCCCTTTTTCATTCTCGAAGATTTGTTTAATCTGGCCATGGAATCCGCGTTTTACTGTGACGAATTTTCCATAAAAAACATGGTCCTCAAATTTGGGATATGGGCATGGGGACCTTATGTCAGAGAGGAAAATTTGCAACAAGATTTCTCTCAAGTTGAACATGTTGTGGACTTGCTATGGCTTTGTTTTCAACCCACAtccttttctttcaaaactGAAATAGAAAACTTCAAGATTCCCAGTGCAATGGAGCTCCAACAAGCAGGAGTCAAACTTCGACCAGGGTCGAGTAAAAACTTGTTCGACATAAGATTCGACAATGGGGTTTTGGAAATTCCGCAGTTGCTTGTAATGGACCGAACCAAAGTTATATTCAGAAATCTCATGGCGTACGAGCAACATTACTGTTCCAGAAACTATGTAACCGACTATGTGACAATGATCAGTTTCCTTGTCAAGTCTCCGAGGGATGCACAACTGCTTATTAAAAATGGAATCATTGAAAATTGTTTGAAGGATAGTGAAGAAGTTTCGACCCTTTTTAAGGGCCTTGTTGAAGAGGTTCGAATCAGTAGGAAAAACTTTGAGCTTGCTGGTGTGGTTGAAGATATGAAGGCATACTGTAAATCTCGATGGCATAGGTGGAATGCGACCTTGAAACAAGATTACTTCAACTCTCCGTGGCGCAGCCTGTCTATTATAGCAGCTACTCTTCTCCTACCACTAACTCTTGTACAAACCATTTGTGCGGTTATTCAAGTCATCTAG
- the LOC105770920 gene encoding chaperonin-like RbcX protein 2, chloroplastic: MVGALSMVGSSVMDSQTGPCLCLDALPSTNMNLKTGAELGMQRRHSMKRKHAMARPGCLELSSSFVDSWHDSRLSSKVIPGIMSKNLRKQRKDRKLVVVDNLGGQYEDTFSDVKTQLLNYFTYKAVRTVLNQLYEMNPPQYTWFYQFVAANKPSEGKRFLRILGKERQELAERVMITRLHLYGKWIKKCDHAQIYKEISDENLELMRERLIETVVWPSDDTNTEKIG, encoded by the exons atggtgGGGGCTTTATCAATGGTGGGTTCATCAGTTATGGACTCTCAAACTGGTCCATGTTTGTGCTTGGATGCATTGCCATCCACCAACATGAACCTCAAAACCGGTGCGGAGTTGGGGATGCAAAGGAGGCATTCAATGAAAAGAAAGCATGCGATGGCAAGGCCTGGGTGTTTGGAGTTAAGCAGTTCTTTTGTAGATTCATGGCATGATTCGAGGTTGTCTTCCAAGGTGATTCCAGGTATCATGAGTAAGAATTTAAGGAAGCAGCGTAAGGACCGGAAGCTTGTGGTGGTCGACAATTTAGGAGGGCAATATGAAGATACTTTTTCGGATGTTAAAACG CAATTGCTCAACTATTTCACATACAAAGCAGTGAGGACTGTTCTTAATCAGCTCTATGAGATGAATCCACCACAATATACATGGTTCTATCA GTTTGTAGCAGCAAATAAGCCCAGTGAAGGCAAGCGTTTCTTACGCATCCTTGGCAAG GAGAGGCAAGAGCTTGCTGAAAGAGTGATGATAACAAGACTTCATTTGTATGGGAAGTGGATTAag AAATGTGATCATGCTCAAATATACAAAGAGATCTCGGATGAGAACTTGGAACTGATGCGGGAGCGGCTCATCGAGACTGTGGTTTGGCCTTCTGATGATACAAACACTGAGAAGATTGGCTGA